A single window of Pontibacillus chungwhensis DNA harbors:
- a CDS encoding ATP-dependent nuclease encodes MNISNIKVNNYRNLKEVDIDTNEVVVFIGDNNSGKSNLLRAITLPFMNHEIGSINKNLGWQDINSETKQDYYSFIDAHLDEIKDDKCNLDQFISHIPSVSVEVTFTPQELAEEYYVRNWTTSLDTITPTFTIRYEYNVEDPKDLLRHISDILQNVDSIDNLKMNLLPIEFYKYQTIIPSTNEKVSFTDLSYFKYNALAAERDDFSNKASQLGSKSLVSLLHSKMNSDDKKKVEKSYETFFKDLKDISSLEEVFNWQDSSELENAKDFFEKITLLPNIPTMNSLLNNVRLGYGDEFLNAQGLGYRNLIYLFVMLNSLSVESDVALNILTIEEPEAHLSVSNEQLLASFINTTMSNNKQLQLFISTHSSEFLNKLELSNVSIVSEGKTFALKNELDADHLDYLAKKPNLDFLKFLYSRNCILVEGPTEEMLIKSYLSTQTDQLNDIEVISLHKGFRDMLDIWLRVNKDTEYKIGIIRDYDNQPKAQKDHEVYNQYSNIYVTTTQEYTLEPEFVGTGDNFDKLKAYFTTEHGWENVDTKEELSEKWKHAKTDTMLHFCRDIGTDALKDIEMPNHISEVIKFLKTGDKS; translated from the coding sequence ATGAATATATCTAATATAAAGGTAAATAATTATCGTAATCTAAAAGAAGTTGACATAGACACAAATGAAGTTGTGGTCTTTATAGGGGATAATAATAGTGGGAAGAGCAATCTTCTTAGAGCAATAACGCTTCCTTTTATGAATCATGAAATTGGTTCGATAAATAAGAATCTTGGTTGGCAAGACATTAATAGTGAAACAAAACAAGACTATTATTCTTTCATAGATGCCCATTTAGATGAAATTAAAGATGATAAGTGTAATCTAGACCAATTTATTTCTCACATACCTTCCGTAAGTGTAGAAGTAACATTTACTCCACAAGAACTTGCGGAAGAGTATTATGTTCGAAATTGGACTACTAGCTTAGATACTATCACACCCACATTCACCATAAGATATGAATATAATGTCGAAGATCCCAAAGATTTACTACGCCACATCTCAGACATATTACAAAATGTTGATTCCATTGATAACTTAAAGATGAATTTACTACCAATTGAATTTTATAAATACCAAACTATCATACCCTCAACCAATGAAAAGGTTTCATTTACGGATCTGTCTTATTTTAAATATAATGCACTAGCAGCGGAAAGAGATGATTTTTCAAATAAAGCTTCTCAACTAGGTTCTAAATCATTAGTGTCTCTTTTACATAGTAAGATGAATTCAGATGATAAAAAGAAGGTGGAAAAATCATATGAAACTTTTTTCAAAGACTTAAAGGACATTAGTAGTTTAGAAGAAGTATTTAATTGGCAGGATTCATCAGAATTAGAAAATGCTAAAGATTTCTTTGAAAAAATCACTTTACTACCCAATATTCCTACAATGAATTCTCTATTAAATAACGTTCGCCTAGGTTATGGTGACGAATTTTTAAATGCCCAAGGATTAGGGTATCGAAACTTAATTTACTTATTTGTTATGTTAAATTCGTTAAGCGTAGAAAGTGATGTAGCTTTAAACATACTAACAATAGAGGAACCAGAGGCTCATTTAAGTGTAAGTAATGAACAACTTTTAGCTAGCTTTATTAATACAACAATGAGTAACAATAAGCAACTGCAACTGTTTATTTCAACACACAGCTCTGAATTCCTTAACAAGTTAGAATTAAGTAATGTATCTATAGTATCAGAGGGTAAAACGTTTGCTTTAAAAAACGAACTCGATGCCGACCATTTAGATTACTTAGCTAAGAAACCGAATCTTGATTTTCTCAAGTTTCTCTATTCAAGAAATTGCATTTTAGTTGAAGGCCCTACAGAAGAAATGCTCATTAAATCTTATTTAAGTACACAAACTGACCAGTTGAATGATATTGAAGTAATCTCTTTGCATAAAGGCTTTAGAGACATGCTGGATATATGGCTTAGAGTGAATAAAGATACCGAATACAAAATTGGTATTATAAGAGACTATGACAATCAGCCAAAGGCTCAAAAAGATCACGAAGTCTATAATCAGTATTCCAACATATATGTAACAACTACCCAAGAATACACACTGGAACCTGAATTCGTAGGAACTGGTGATAATTTCGATAAGTTGAAAGCATACTTTACAACCGAACATGGGTGGGAAAATGTAGATACAAAAGAAGAACTCTCTGAGAAATGGAAACATGCAAAAACAGATACAATGCTACACTTTTGCAGGGATATAGGAACTGACGCATTAAAAGATATAGAAATGCCAAACCACATTTCTGAGGTCATTAAATTCTTAAAAACAGGTGATAAATCATGA
- a CDS encoding UvrD-helicase domain-containing protein, which translates to MNIVVAGAGAGKTTSMAEVVISRLQEVTDGKIIYVITYTNSARDRIRNKIIENEGKIPNQLKIETIHTFLLREVIYPFNHLIYDNYYKSASQIPLSSKPAFKAKKKKELKEECIIHVEDVTKTAKYILCGKSKDTKIIKFRRDKALQMMFRYLDSIYVDESQDIDSEFLDALTMLHDNNIKINLIGDPKQDLRNRGAFRNIIESIPSVQYKSENYRCPRIHVDFSNSYIVRKELQNTTKKGGSLQYILESNTNIKKDIESGVYDLAYIYQKNARFKTHREDQTKVSNQLFYELKSLVRKVSSDKVRNIDQVAYVLLKKTTLTIRRKRNTKIIFAGLEHDLGLVMQNEDKGKIGNAVDAYRSTLSNEPGVLVNSIDSIKGLEGNNCLFIVSTQLAPYLFKDDVNHNKMMNYLYVGLTRSKRDLTIMVTNEVENKYGLKYIHDKFKELGIAELRPPNN; encoded by the coding sequence ATGAACATTGTAGTGGCAGGTGCTGGTGCAGGAAAAACAACTTCAATGGCTGAAGTCGTTATTTCAAGGCTTCAAGAAGTTACAGATGGTAAAATCATTTACGTTATTACATACACCAACTCCGCAAGAGATAGAATAAGGAATAAAATTATAGAGAATGAAGGAAAAATTCCAAATCAACTAAAGATTGAGACTATCCATACATTCTTATTAAGGGAAGTGATTTATCCATTCAATCATTTAATTTATGATAATTATTATAAATCTGCTTCCCAGATACCTCTTTCATCGAAACCAGCATTTAAAGCAAAAAAGAAAAAGGAGTTAAAAGAGGAATGTATAATACACGTAGAAGACGTAACCAAGACAGCCAAATACATTTTGTGTGGTAAAAGCAAAGATACCAAAATTATCAAATTTAGACGTGATAAAGCTTTGCAGATGATGTTCAGGTACTTAGATTCAATATACGTGGACGAATCACAAGATATAGACAGTGAGTTTTTAGACGCCTTGACTATGCTACATGATAATAATATCAAAATTAACCTCATTGGGGACCCAAAGCAAGACCTTAGAAATAGAGGGGCTTTTAGGAATATTATTGAGAGTATTCCATCTGTTCAGTATAAGTCTGAGAACTATCGTTGCCCAAGAATTCATGTTGATTTTTCAAACAGCTACATTGTTAGAAAAGAACTCCAAAACACCACAAAAAAAGGTGGTAGCTTACAGTACATATTAGAATCTAACACTAACATTAAGAAAGACATTGAAAGTGGAGTGTATGATTTAGCTTATATTTATCAAAAGAATGCTCGGTTTAAAACTCATAGAGAAGACCAAACAAAAGTAAGCAATCAATTGTTTTACGAATTAAAGTCATTAGTACGGAAAGTTTCTTCTGATAAAGTGAGAAACATAGATCAGGTAGCATATGTACTATTAAAAAAGACAACTCTCACAATTAGAAGAAAAAGGAATACCAAAATAATCTTTGCAGGACTTGAGCATGATCTTGGGCTAGTTATGCAAAATGAAGACAAAGGTAAAATTGGTAATGCTGTAGATGCGTATAGAAGCACATTATCAAATGAACCAGGGGTTTTAGTGAATTCTATAGATAGTATCAAAGGGTTAGAAGGTAATAATTGTCTGTTTATAGTTTCTACTCAGCTTGCGCCTTATCTATTTAAAGATGATGTTAATCATAATAAAATGATGAACTATTTATATGTAGGTCTTACACGTTCTAAGCGTGATTTAACTATTATGGTTACAAACGAGGTGGAAAATAAGTATGGCCTTAAATATATCCATGACAAATTTAAGGAATTAGGTATAGCAGAGTTAAGACCACCAAATAACTAA
- a CDS encoding flotillin family protein has product MLQGAVIFIILGILGALLLIGGIVTFVIFRIRYKTASSNEALIVTGPKLGDPEQEKNVFEDDNGRSVKIIRGGGYRLRMFQTATPIDLTSFQLQVNSDKAYTKEGIPVRVQSTAVISIGSELEIMANFAEKFLGKKQNERESELKDVLNGHLRSIIASLPIEKIYNDFKEVNTQVKNIAEADLKGMGFEITSFALNDVEDVDEENGYIDALGRPHIAEVQKNADMAESDARKETRIYQAKNDQEAQDEENRRLTAVAESTKEKDIREAEFQKDTNKARANADQAGELEKQKMAQQVKEEELKVQYIEKQRAVELEEEENKRRRSIADAEAYELTKRAQAEADQERIKGESEAEVIRQRGIAEADSKERMAKAMEYYGEAAIMEMLISVLPEYAEKVSAPLSQIKDMKVIDMGGSNSQGGSSRVANSVTSTMLGIQESLKETTGMDLKAMLESYVSRGNVNNFDLNPDQHKQEASATKEREEETYDAESVEENEAPGETEEENK; this is encoded by the coding sequence ATGTTACAAGGAGCAGTAATTTTTATTATTCTAGGAATATTAGGGGCGTTGTTGTTAATCGGCGGAATCGTCACCTTTGTTATTTTCCGGATTCGGTACAAAACAGCGAGTTCAAATGAGGCACTGATTGTGACTGGACCGAAACTAGGGGATCCGGAACAAGAAAAGAACGTGTTTGAGGATGATAACGGGCGATCGGTTAAGATCATCCGTGGCGGTGGGTACCGTCTTCGGATGTTCCAAACGGCAACACCGATTGATTTAACCTCATTCCAGCTTCAAGTCAATTCGGATAAAGCTTATACGAAAGAAGGTATTCCGGTACGCGTGCAGAGTACTGCTGTGATCAGTATCGGTAGTGAACTTGAGATTATGGCGAACTTCGCTGAGAAATTCCTCGGTAAGAAGCAAAATGAGCGTGAATCTGAACTGAAGGACGTATTGAACGGTCACCTTCGTTCAATTATAGCATCCCTTCCTATTGAGAAGATCTATAACGACTTTAAAGAAGTCAATACACAGGTGAAAAATATCGCAGAAGCTGACCTGAAGGGCATGGGCTTTGAGATTACGTCTTTTGCCTTAAATGATGTAGAAGATGTTGATGAAGAGAATGGTTACATCGATGCTCTGGGTCGTCCACATATTGCGGAAGTTCAGAAGAATGCGGATATGGCTGAAAGTGATGCTCGTAAAGAAACGCGTATCTATCAGGCGAAGAACGACCAGGAAGCGCAAGACGAAGAGAACCGTCGCCTAACGGCTGTTGCGGAGTCTACGAAAGAGAAAGATATTCGTGAGGCAGAGTTCCAAAAAGACACGAACAAAGCACGCGCCAATGCCGATCAAGCTGGTGAGCTAGAGAAGCAGAAGATGGCGCAACAGGTCAAGGAAGAGGAGTTAAAAGTTCAATACATTGAGAAGCAACGTGCGGTTGAACTAGAAGAAGAAGAAAACAAACGCCGTCGCTCAATTGCCGATGCGGAAGCCTATGAGTTAACGAAACGTGCTCAGGCTGAAGCGGACCAAGAGCGCATTAAAGGTGAATCAGAAGCAGAAGTCATTCGTCAACGTGGTATCGCAGAGGCCGATTCGAAAGAACGCATGGCAAAAGCGATGGAATACTACGGCGAAGCAGCGATTATGGAAATGCTGATCTCTGTATTGCCTGAATACGCTGAGAAAGTATCGGCTCCACTGTCTCAAATTAAGGACATGAAAGTGATCGACATGGGTGGCTCGAACTCTCAAGGAGGATCTTCACGCGTTGCGAATAGTGTCACCTCTACGATGCTAGGAATTCAGGAATCTTTAAAAGAAACAACAGGTATGGATTTAAAAGCGATGCTTGAAAGCTATGTATCTCGCGGAAATGTGAATAACTTTGATCTCAATCCTGACCAGCACAAGCAGGAAGCTTCTGCTACGAAGGAAAGAGAAGAAGAAACGTATGATGCAGAATCGGTAGAAGAGAATGAAGCCCCGGGCGAAACGGAAGAAGAGAATAAATAA
- a CDS encoding toxic anion resistance protein → MTNLSVEMVSKDIAKFQELPSSQQPEALQIARELDLESGPMNFGQDVQERISSFANDILGQMKQNNMVTAGQIMNELLNNLTKVEPDELSSPKKGLLAKWFSKSPSIHETLSKYQKVGAQMEKTSVRLRRSRESLLEDNEILEQLYQQNESYYEDIRVLLAAGELKKATWLQETLPRLKEELTKNPDDFTDQKVRDLDTITEHLEQRLYDLEISQQIAMQTAPQIRMIQKGNQRLADHIQSSVLTTLPIWKHQISIALSHYKQQEASKSQRNVNRKTDELFRRTARLYQSSLQSNPHNQQSLHEAQREFIETIQQTIHLQQTETEQRKEAEHTLASLSGAR, encoded by the coding sequence ATGACTAACCTTTCAGTCGAAATGGTCTCAAAAGACATTGCGAAGTTTCAGGAACTCCCTTCCTCACAGCAACCAGAGGCTTTACAGATCGCAAGGGAACTCGATTTAGAAAGTGGCCCCATGAATTTTGGACAAGACGTTCAAGAGAGAATCAGCTCATTTGCCAACGATATTCTTGGACAAATGAAGCAAAACAACATGGTAACAGCCGGCCAGATCATGAACGAGTTATTAAATAACCTGACTAAAGTGGAGCCGGACGAGCTTTCTTCACCAAAGAAAGGGCTTCTCGCCAAATGGTTCTCTAAGTCCCCCTCGATCCATGAAACGCTCTCGAAGTACCAGAAGGTAGGGGCTCAAATGGAGAAGACAAGCGTTCGCTTGCGCCGATCGAGAGAGAGCTTACTCGAGGATAATGAAATCCTCGAACAGCTCTATCAGCAGAACGAATCCTATTACGAAGATATTCGAGTGCTTCTTGCTGCTGGAGAACTGAAGAAGGCAACGTGGCTTCAGGAAACGCTGCCTCGTTTAAAAGAAGAGCTTACCAAAAATCCTGATGATTTCACAGATCAAAAAGTTCGCGATCTTGATACCATTACAGAACACTTAGAACAACGTTTATATGACCTTGAGATCAGTCAGCAGATTGCGATGCAGACAGCACCGCAAATTCGAATGATTCAAAAGGGCAATCAGCGTTTAGCGGATCACATTCAGTCCTCTGTTTTAACGACTTTACCGATCTGGAAACACCAGATTTCCATTGCGCTTTCTCACTATAAACAACAGGAAGCAAGCAAATCACAGCGTAACGTCAATCGAAAAACAGACGAGCTCTTCCGGCGGACAGCGCGGCTGTATCAGTCCAGCTTGCAGTCCAATCCACACAACCAGCAGTCACTGCATGAAGCTCAGCGAGAATTTATTGAAACCATTCAACAGACGATTCACCTGCAGCAGACTGAGACAGAACAACGAAAAGAAGCTGAACATACTCTCGCATCATTATCAGGAGCACGATAG
- a CDS encoding 5-bromo-4-chloroindolyl phosphate hydrolysis family protein, with protein MKSILIKFLFGVLAFHVMVISWFIFFLGDQSFISSSFWATIVGFGTYFGLQYLSNRKKLATNQLSRQDYQYIMKNLKEAQAKKKRLNKALFGVRSVDALKEIGQLNRSVSRVLKVVKKEPARFYEADHFFFYQLDSVVQLTEKYTFLASHSLKDEESKKALQETEDLIRKLTFAVEKELATILSSDFEDLSAEREIAEHSIHLQKSTIPEKVKHHD; from the coding sequence ATGAAGTCTATATTAATCAAATTCCTGTTTGGCGTTTTGGCTTTTCACGTGATGGTGATTTCCTGGTTCATCTTTTTCCTAGGAGATCAGAGTTTTATTTCATCAAGCTTCTGGGCCACGATTGTCGGTTTCGGCACCTATTTTGGCCTACAGTACCTAAGTAACCGGAAGAAACTTGCCACCAATCAATTATCCCGACAAGATTACCAATACATTATGAAGAACTTAAAAGAAGCACAAGCCAAGAAAAAACGACTCAACAAAGCACTCTTCGGGGTTCGCTCTGTTGACGCTTTAAAGGAGATCGGACAACTAAACCGTTCCGTCTCGCGTGTACTTAAAGTTGTGAAGAAAGAACCAGCACGCTTTTATGAAGCTGATCATTTCTTCTTCTACCAGCTTGATTCCGTCGTTCAGTTAACTGAAAAGTACACATTTCTTGCTTCCCATTCCTTAAAGGATGAGGAATCGAAGAAAGCCTTACAGGAAACAGAAGACCTGATTCGCAAATTGACGTTTGCCGTTGAGAAAGAACTGGCCACGATTCTTTCTAGTGACTTTGAAGACTTAAGCGCTGAGCGGGAAATCGCAGAACACTCGATTCACCTGCAGAAGAGTACCATTCCTGAAAAGGTCAAACACCATGACTAA
- a CDS encoding glycine betaine uptake BCCT transporter — translation MKKVTSVFWITLAITLAASLWGVLAPENFESITGSIKNYISVHFGWYYLLLVSIFVVFCLYMIFSPFGKIKLGKPGDKPDYSYSTWFAMLFSAGMGIGLVFYGAASPVSHYISTPPTAEPGTTEALRDSMRTTFFHYGVHAWAIYAVVALVLAYFKFRHGKPGLISATLEPLFGDKMKGPLGKAIDVIAVFATIVGVATTLGFGAAQINGGFTYLLGIEKQYWIQLVIIAVVTVLFMLSAYTGLSKGIKYLSNANMGIAGVLFVAMLIIGPTMYILNSFVDTLGNYIQKLPDESLRISPNNDEERKWIMDWTVFFWAWWIAWAPFVGIFIARVSKGRTIREFLSGVLLVPSLVSFLWMTTFGISGIQAQKDGADIAKLPDEQALFGVFDQFPFAIVLSILAMMLIATFFITSADSATFVLGMQTTNGSLNPPKTVKFAWGVSQSTIAAVLLYTGGLTALQNALITAALPFSFIMIFMVLSLYKALQQDKKELDQQKNKSQSSTYSA, via the coding sequence ATGAAGAAAGTTACATCCGTATTCTGGATCACATTAGCGATTACACTAGCCGCTTCACTCTGGGGGGTACTGGCACCAGAGAATTTTGAATCCATCACAGGAAGTATCAAAAACTATATTTCCGTTCACTTTGGTTGGTATTATTTATTACTCGTATCCATTTTCGTTGTCTTTTGTCTTTATATGATTTTCAGTCCATTTGGCAAAATTAAGCTAGGGAAACCTGGGGACAAACCTGATTACAGCTATTCCACTTGGTTTGCCATGCTCTTTAGTGCCGGTATGGGGATTGGACTCGTATTCTACGGAGCCGCATCACCTGTCTCCCACTACATCTCCACACCTCCAACAGCAGAACCTGGGACAACAGAAGCTCTCAGAGACTCGATGAGAACAACCTTTTTCCACTACGGGGTACACGCATGGGCGATCTATGCAGTTGTGGCCCTTGTTCTGGCCTACTTTAAATTCAGACATGGAAAACCAGGCCTCATTAGCGCGACGCTTGAGCCACTTTTTGGCGATAAAATGAAAGGACCACTTGGCAAAGCGATTGACGTCATCGCGGTATTCGCAACGATTGTCGGTGTCGCTACAACACTTGGATTTGGTGCCGCTCAGATCAATGGCGGGTTCACCTACCTTCTTGGTATTGAGAAACAATACTGGATTCAGCTTGTCATCATTGCTGTTGTAACCGTTCTCTTCATGTTGAGTGCTTACACGGGCCTAAGCAAAGGGATTAAGTACTTAAGTAATGCAAATATGGGAATTGCCGGTGTATTATTTGTCGCTATGCTTATTATTGGACCGACCATGTACATCCTCAATTCCTTTGTTGATACACTTGGTAACTATATTCAAAAGCTTCCTGATGAAAGTTTACGAATTTCACCGAACAACGATGAAGAACGCAAATGGATTATGGACTGGACGGTCTTCTTCTGGGCATGGTGGATTGCCTGGGCACCATTTGTAGGTATCTTCATTGCCCGCGTATCAAAAGGACGAACAATACGAGAATTTCTATCAGGCGTTCTTCTCGTCCCATCCCTGGTCAGTTTCCTATGGATGACGACGTTCGGAATCTCAGGAATTCAAGCTCAAAAAGACGGCGCAGATATCGCCAAACTACCAGACGAACAAGCCCTATTCGGTGTATTCGATCAGTTCCCATTTGCCATTGTCCTATCAATCCTTGCGATGATGCTGATTGCAACCTTCTTCATCACATCAGCTGACTCCGCAACCTTCGTACTCGGCATGCAAACAACAAACGGATCCCTAAATCCACCGAAAACAGTCAAATTCGCATGGGGCGTATCCCAATCCACCATCGCAGCCGTTCTCTTATACACAGGAGGCCTAACCGCCTTACAAAACGCCCTCATCACCGCCGCCTTGCCCTTCTCCTTCATAATGATCTTTATGGTGTTGTCGTTGTACAAGGCCTTGCAGCAAGACAAAAAAGAACTAGACCAACAAAAAAACAAATCCCAATCCAGCACCTACTCTGCATAA
- a CDS encoding 3'-5' exoribonuclease YhaM family protein — translation MAITDFKELTESGLYFDGYALVKSAQEATTKGGVPFFNITLSKQEKSISTKLWENKFNNHDLAQLKKVFENGNVLHIKGKLSEYREQLQLTIDEFAFPEDGVVQVEDYLESAPEPIESLKQEYENYIANIESPVLKEICQRLYDEHQDKFITYPAAKSNHHCFTGGLLYHTVSMLRLGDHISNQYKEVKKDLVMAGIALHDMGKVVEYTNYFAPDYSKVGNFLGHITIINMFIDRKVQVLKEEMPWTRKEADEVYELMHVINAHHGKLEYGSPVESKILEAEVVHQVDMMDSRINMITYGLQDENLQENEAKRIYPMGMYYRTSQSD, via the coding sequence GTGGCAATTACAGACTTTAAAGAATTAACGGAATCAGGACTCTATTTTGACGGATATGCCCTGGTCAAATCAGCTCAGGAAGCAACGACAAAGGGCGGCGTTCCTTTTTTTAATATTACGCTTTCGAAACAAGAGAAAAGTATTTCAACAAAACTTTGGGAAAATAAATTTAACAACCATGATCTTGCGCAGCTTAAGAAGGTTTTCGAGAATGGAAATGTTCTTCACATTAAAGGGAAACTGAGTGAATACCGTGAACAGCTTCAGTTAACAATTGATGAGTTTGCTTTTCCGGAGGATGGTGTGGTTCAGGTTGAGGACTATCTGGAATCGGCACCGGAACCGATTGAGAGCTTGAAACAGGAGTACGAGAATTATATTGCAAACATTGAGAGCCCGGTGCTGAAGGAGATCTGTCAGCGTCTTTATGATGAGCATCAGGACAAATTCATTACCTATCCGGCTGCGAAATCGAACCACCACTGTTTCACAGGTGGACTGTTGTATCATACGGTTTCAATGCTTCGTCTTGGAGATCATATTTCAAACCAGTATAAAGAGGTCAAGAAAGATCTTGTGATGGCTGGGATTGCGCTTCATGATATGGGGAAAGTGGTCGAGTACACGAATTATTTCGCGCCAGACTATTCGAAGGTCGGTAATTTCCTGGGACATATTACGATTATCAATATGTTCATTGACCGAAAAGTACAAGTTCTGAAAGAGGAAATGCCATGGACACGTAAGGAAGCGGATGAAGTGTATGAACTCATGCACGTCATTAACGCCCATCACGGGAAACTTGAGTATGGTAGTCCCGTTGAGAGTAAGATCTTAGAAGCAGAAGTCGTTCACCAGGTGGATATGATGGATAGTCGTATTAATATGATCACATACGGGCTTCAGGATGAGAATTTACAGGAAAACGAAGCGAAACGCATTTATCCAATGGGGATGTATTACCGTACATCTCAATCTGATTAA
- a CDS encoding RluA family pseudouridine synthase: MAKKAPTPRKKKGPLFTFDVQETTELFPFLMDSIKNKSRNSIKSFMTRGQVVVDDEPVTKHNAVVKKGQTVKVLKTPAPSKVTFNGLKILHEDDDIIVIDKDSGLLSMASDKEKEATAYKQLTEHVKRQQLKNRVFIVHRLDRDTSGVMLYAKNEKAKMKLQDHWKEMVKERTYVALVEGYVKKPEGKIESWLKETKTFRMYSSQRKDDGKHAVTHYKKLKGNKYLSLMELELETGRKNQIRVHMQDLGHPIVGDKKYGASKNPIGRLGLHAKAIVFEHPTSGKVLKFETKIPQAFQKALQK; this comes from the coding sequence GTGGCTAAAAAAGCACCAACACCAAGAAAGAAAAAAGGACCTCTCTTTACGTTTGATGTTCAGGAAACGACTGAATTATTTCCGTTTTTAATGGATTCGATAAAGAATAAGAGCCGAAATTCAATAAAATCGTTCATGACTCGCGGCCAGGTGGTTGTGGATGATGAACCGGTCACCAAGCACAATGCGGTTGTGAAGAAGGGACAAACGGTGAAAGTATTGAAGACACCTGCCCCTTCTAAGGTTACGTTTAACGGACTAAAGATTTTGCATGAAGATGATGACATTATTGTGATTGATAAGGATTCTGGTTTATTGTCAATGGCTTCTGATAAGGAAAAGGAAGCAACGGCTTATAAGCAGCTAACGGAGCACGTGAAGCGTCAGCAGCTAAAGAATCGTGTCTTTATCGTGCATCGCCTCGACCGTGACACCTCAGGCGTAATGCTATACGCCAAGAACGAAAAAGCCAAAATGAAGCTTCAGGATCATTGGAAAGAGATGGTCAAGGAGCGTACCTATGTGGCTTTAGTAGAAGGATATGTGAAAAAGCCTGAGGGCAAGATTGAGTCCTGGTTGAAGGAAACGAAAACGTTCCGGATGTATTCAAGTCAACGTAAAGACGACGGGAAACATGCGGTTACCCATTATAAGAAGTTAAAGGGCAATAAGTATTTATCTTTAATGGAGCTTGAGCTTGAAACAGGGCGCAAGAATCAGATTCGTGTTCATATGCAGGACCTCGGTCATCCGATTGTTGGAGACAAGAAGTACGGAGCTTCAAAGAATCCGATCGGACGCCTTGGTTTACATGCGAAAGCGATCGTGTTTGAACACCCGACATCAGGAAAAGTATTGAAATTTGAAACGAAAATCCCGCAAGCTTTTCAGAAAGCTTTGCAGAAATAA
- the trhO gene encoding oxygen-dependent tRNA uridine(34) hydroxylase TrhO translates to MEKQNYQVLLYYKYVQIDDPEQVASEHLEYCKELGLKGRILIAGEGINGTVSGTIEQTEKYMEDMKNHPLFEGTTFKIDAADGHAFKKMHCRARPELVTLRLEDDINPHDLTGEYLEPKEFYKRMQEENTIVIDARNDYEYDLGHFRNAVRPDIETFRELPDWVRENKEMLEGKQILTYCTGGIRCEKFSGWLKREGFDNVGQLHGGIATYGKDPEVQGQLWDGQMYVFDERISVPINQVEHNIVGKDYFDGEPCERYVNCANPECNKQIITSEENEHKYVRGCSPECRSHHRNRYVVEQGLTEEQWNERLQALGEGKTQAS, encoded by the coding sequence ATGGAAAAACAAAATTATCAAGTATTGCTGTATTACAAATATGTTCAGATTGATGATCCGGAACAAGTAGCGAGCGAGCACTTAGAGTATTGTAAAGAGCTTGGCTTAAAAGGGCGTATCTTGATTGCTGGTGAAGGCATTAACGGTACAGTTTCTGGTACGATCGAACAAACGGAAAAGTATATGGAAGATATGAAGAATCATCCATTATTTGAAGGAACGACATTTAAGATCGATGCAGCTGATGGCCATGCATTCAAGAAGATGCACTGCCGCGCGCGTCCTGAACTTGTTACCCTTCGTTTAGAAGATGACATTAACCCACATGATTTAACCGGCGAGTATTTGGAGCCGAAAGAATTCTATAAACGTATGCAAGAAGAAAATACAATCGTAATCGACGCTCGTAACGATTACGAGTACGACTTAGGGCACTTCCGTAATGCGGTTCGCCCGGATATCGAAACGTTCCGTGAGCTTCCGGACTGGGTGCGCGAGAACAAAGAAATGCTTGAAGGTAAGCAAATCCTAACGTACTGCACGGGCGGTATTCGCTGTGAGAAGTTCTCTGGTTGGTTGAAGCGTGAAGGCTTCGACAATGTAGGACAACTTCACGGTGGTATTGCAACGTACGGAAAAGACCCTGAAGTACAAGGCCAGCTTTGGGACGGTCAAATGTACGTATTCGATGAGCGCATCAGTGTTCCAATCAACCAGGTTGAACACAACATCGTCGGAAAAGATTATTTTGACGGTGAACCATGTGAACGCTATGTAAATTGTGCGAACCCTGAGTGTAATAAACAAATTATTACGTCAGAAGAAAATGAGCATAAATATGTTCGTGGCTGTAGCCCTGAGTGCCGTTCGCACCACCGTAACCGCTATGTAGTCGAGCAAGGCTTAACAGAAGAGCAGTGGAACGAACGCCTTCAGGCTTTAGGTGAAGGGAAAACACAAGCATCGTAA